From Oligoflexus sp., the proteins below share one genomic window:
- the pip gene encoding prolyl aminopeptidase — translation MAVRRDPLTWQYPAIEPYRKGRLKVSSVHELYFEESGNPKGKPVVFVHGGPGGGTDAGHRRFFDPERYRIILFDQRGCGQSTPHACLEENTTWHLVADMEALRQHLGIKRWQVFGGSWGSTLALAYAQKHPEVVTELVLRGIFLLRKQEIDWFYQFGASEIYPDAWEAYREAIPPAERNDFLSAYYKRLTSDDPEVRLKAARAWSVWEGRTSKLLPEAGFVDKFDAAEFALAFARIECHYFVNKGFFDRDDFLLQGVDRIRHIPATIVHGRYDVVCPLTSAWALHKKWPEAELMITPDAGHAAGEPGNSRALVAATDRYASLGENWN, via the coding sequence ATGGCTGTTCGACGCGATCCTCTGACCTGGCAATATCCGGCGATTGAACCCTATCGCAAGGGTCGTCTGAAAGTTTCCTCTGTTCATGAACTTTATTTTGAAGAATCAGGTAACCCCAAAGGCAAGCCCGTAGTCTTTGTCCACGGCGGCCCCGGTGGAGGAACCGATGCGGGTCATCGGCGTTTCTTTGACCCAGAACGTTACCGCATTATTCTGTTTGATCAGCGTGGATGTGGACAGAGCACACCGCATGCGTGTCTGGAAGAGAACACCACCTGGCATTTGGTTGCTGATATGGAAGCCCTGCGCCAGCACCTTGGCATCAAACGCTGGCAGGTGTTTGGTGGTTCGTGGGGGAGCACTCTCGCTCTTGCTTATGCACAGAAGCATCCCGAAGTTGTCACGGAACTCGTTCTTCGCGGAATTTTTCTTTTGAGAAAGCAGGAGATTGATTGGTTCTATCAGTTTGGTGCAAGCGAGATTTATCCAGATGCATGGGAAGCTTACCGAGAAGCGATACCGCCTGCCGAACGGAATGATTTCCTGAGCGCCTATTATAAACGCCTGACCTCAGACGATCCCGAAGTTCGCTTGAAAGCCGCTCGCGCCTGGAGCGTCTGGGAAGGACGCACAAGCAAGCTTTTACCGGAAGCCGGCTTTGTCGATAAGTTCGATGCCGCCGAGTTCGCTTTGGCATTTGCGCGGATTGAATGCCACTATTTTGTAAACAAAGGCTTCTTCGATCGCGACGATTTCCTTCTGCAGGGCGTCGATCGCATTCGCCATATTCCTGCAACCATCGTTCACGGTCGCTATGATGTTGTGTGTCCTTTGACTTCCGCGTGGGCACTGCACAAAAAGTGGCCTGAAGCGGAATTGATGATCACACCCGACGCCGGACATGCCGCGGGTGAGCCCGGGAATTCAAGGGCTCTGGTTGCAGCAACGGATCGGTATGCGAGTCTGGGAGAGAACTGGAACTAA
- a CDS encoding dihydrofolate reductase family protein has translation MRTLRYCINITLDGCCDHQAGLPTEAVHRFHAESLARADALIFGRVTYEMMESAWRWREGKRPEWMADWMEPFSRTIDASKKYVVSSTLDRVDWNAELVRGDLGQTVQKLKREPGKELLVCGVTLPLALAELGLIDEYEFVVQPRLAGHGPTLLAGLSKYVDLKLVSHKEIDSGMVVMRYQAKK, from the coding sequence ATGCGAACTCTTCGATACTGCATCAACATCACTTTGGACGGCTGCTGCGATCATCAAGCCGGCCTGCCGACCGAAGCTGTGCACCGTTTTCATGCCGAGAGCCTGGCTCGGGCCGATGCTCTGATCTTTGGCCGCGTAACCTATGAAATGATGGAATCTGCCTGGAGGTGGCGAGAGGGGAAAAGGCCTGAATGGATGGCTGATTGGATGGAGCCTTTCAGTCGGACAATCGATGCCTCGAAAAAATACGTTGTGTCGAGCACACTCGATCGAGTCGACTGGAATGCAGAGCTGGTGCGCGGGGATCTGGGGCAGACTGTCCAAAAGCTCAAACGTGAGCCTGGTAAGGAGCTGCTGGTATGCGGCGTGACGCTTCCTCTGGCGCTGGCAGAGCTGGGCTTGATCGACGAGTACGAGTTCGTCGTCCAGCCCAGGCTTGCAGGCCATGGTCCAACGTTGTTAGCGGGGCTATCGAAGTACGTTGACCTTAAGCTCGTGAGCCACAAGGAAATCGACTCCGGAATGGTCGTGATGCGATACCAGGCGAAAAAATAG